From a region of the Armatimonadota bacterium genome:
- a CDS encoding ATP-binding protein yields the protein MRRSTDDLRKVKSLKWQERVRRLLQQGRVQRALNLLDKIAREPQYNLFDQDGIERQKAWLFKIDVLRSKNKVREALAWTLLECEIHPENVTAQAMKIELKEDLGYEEIPHWESSRTRESTDSGIWHGVAGMRELKVELESSVILPLRQPALFNKFKLALPNGVILYGPPGCGKTFIANRLAKILEFEFFDVKPSDLGSIYIHGTQGKIKKLFDDAREAAPSMIFLDEIDSMIPRRTDVHQHAVGEVSEFLTQLNKAAEDRILVVGATNNLDSLDPAAIRPGRFDKLIFVGLPDFEAREELFHVHLDERPIDELDYKKMAEQSEGLTCADIEVTCSEAAHSVVLDERKIRTDDVLIALGRRKPKFDEEEYRKIGFDLTNKRE from the coding sequence ATGAGAAGAAGTACGGATGATCTGCGTAAAGTCAAGAGCCTGAAGTGGCAGGAAAGGGTTCGGAGGCTCCTACAACAAGGACGCGTTCAACGAGCACTCAATCTCCTCGACAAGATCGCGCGGGAGCCCCAGTACAATTTGTTCGATCAAGATGGGATCGAAAGACAAAAGGCGTGGCTGTTCAAGATTGACGTCTTGCGATCTAAGAATAAAGTCCGGGAGGCACTTGCATGGACGTTGTTAGAATGTGAGATCCACCCGGAAAACGTGACCGCTCAAGCAATGAAAATCGAACTCAAGGAAGACCTGGGCTACGAAGAAATTCCACACTGGGAAAGTTCGCGTACGAGAGAATCTACCGATAGCGGGATCTGGCACGGCGTCGCAGGAATGCGCGAACTAAAGGTCGAACTCGAATCCAGTGTAATCCTTCCGCTACGCCAACCAGCTCTCTTCAACAAGTTCAAGCTCGCTCTTCCCAACGGCGTGATACTCTACGGACCGCCGGGCTGTGGAAAGACATTCATCGCGAACAGGCTGGCGAAGATCCTTGAGTTTGAGTTCTTCGACGTCAAGCCCTCCGATCTCGGGAGCATATACATACACGGCACCCAGGGCAAGATAAAGAAGCTCTTCGATGACGCGCGGGAAGCGGCGCCAAGCATGATCTTCTTGGATGAGATCGACTCAATGATTCCTAGACGAACTGATGTACACCAACACGCTGTTGGCGAGGTCAGCGAATTCCTAACGCAACTAAACAAGGCTGCAGAAGATAGAATTCTCGTGGTAGGAGCAACGAATAATCTCGACTCGCTCGATCCAGCTGCGATCCGTCCAGGCCGGTTTGACAAACTCATCTTTGTCGGCCTGCCAGATTTCGAGGCTCGGGAAGAACTCTTCCACGTCCATCTCGATGAACGCCCGATCGATGAGCTCGATTACAAAAAGATGGCAGAACAGTCTGAGGGTCTGACCTGTGCTGATATCGAAGTCACATGCAGCGAGGCGGCACATTCAGTAGTTTTAGATGAACGTAAGATCCGAACGGACGACGTCTTAATTGCTCTAGGTCGCCGAAAGCCGAAATTTGACGAGGAGGAATACCGGAAGATCGGATTCGACCTCACAAACAAGCGCGAATAA